Proteins encoded within one genomic window of Thiothrix litoralis:
- a CDS encoding ArsR/SmtB family transcription factor produces MGSVALGSTCDFRIEDMLVKEEDIDRASRSLKAISHPLRLKILCVLGDKEVSVQDIVDNVGTSQSNISQHLAILRDKGILASRKDANRVYYRVGDYRTLRLISMMQEVFCSAPH; encoded by the coding sequence ATGGGAAGCGTTGCGCTCGGCAGTACGTGTGACTTCAGAATTGAAGATATGCTGGTTAAGGAAGAAGATATTGATCGCGCCTCCCGTTCACTGAAAGCGATTTCGCATCCGTTACGTCTAAAAATCTTGTGCGTGCTGGGTGATAAGGAAGTCAGTGTACAAGACATCGTGGATAACGTGGGTACTTCGCAAAGCAATATTTCCCAGCATTTAGCTATTCTGCGTGACAAAGGTATTCTGGCTTCGCGTAAAGATGCCAATCGTGTCTACTACCGAGTGGGTGATTACCGTACCTTGCGCCTGATCAGCATGATGCAGGAAGTCTTTTGCAGTGCGCCGCACTGA
- a CDS encoding murein hydrolase activator EnvC family protein → MKFYLPLFLVIALASGNQLYAADPQKQQQLQRDIRQLSSALKSQQGESRALQDEVTQLEKKLGDISDKYYQTEKKAEATQAKLEESGRKQHKLDAELDTQKSGLAQQLQALYTAGEQSPLRLLLRQDDPSDISRTIRYFEYLNDSRVNRIQGIQKTLKEIQSVRLSIVKDSADLQQLNQTLEQQKKDIQQTLTARSTVLGNIKSDIRSKEKQLGKLKTEEANLQAVIDRLARKAEAQAAEKLAQAQAKPEAPQKTVTQARQKTTDSGTPVKARFTPNQAFSTLRGKLSWPVQGRIIHSYGSSRNEKQRWRGVVLAASGGTKVRAVAKGRVAFAGWMDGYGHLIIIEHDNNYMSLYGYNRAIYKKEGAIVNANETIAAVGNSSGQSQDALYFEIRQGTSPQNPARWCR, encoded by the coding sequence GTGAAATTTTACCTCCCACTATTCCTTGTGATCGCCTTAGCATCCGGGAATCAGCTATATGCGGCTGATCCTCAAAAGCAGCAACAGCTACAACGCGACATTCGCCAGTTATCGAGCGCCCTGAAGTCGCAACAAGGCGAATCGCGAGCATTACAGGATGAAGTCACTCAACTAGAAAAAAAACTGGGTGATATTTCAGACAAGTATTATCAGACAGAAAAAAAGGCAGAGGCCACTCAGGCTAAACTGGAAGAATCAGGCCGCAAACAACACAAGCTGGATGCTGAACTCGACACCCAGAAATCCGGCCTCGCTCAACAACTTCAGGCTCTTTATACCGCTGGCGAACAGTCCCCCCTACGCTTGCTGCTGCGTCAGGACGACCCTTCTGACATCAGCCGCACTATCCGTTACTTCGAGTATCTCAATGACAGCCGCGTCAACCGTATTCAGGGAATCCAGAAAACCTTGAAAGAAATCCAGTCAGTGCGCCTTAGCATAGTCAAAGACAGTGCGGACCTCCAACAGCTCAACCAAACCCTGGAACAGCAAAAAAAGGACATCCAACAAACACTCACTGCCCGCTCCACCGTGCTTGGCAATATTAAAAGCGATATCCGCAGCAAAGAAAAACAGTTAGGCAAACTCAAAACCGAAGAGGCCAACCTACAGGCCGTCATTGACCGTCTGGCACGCAAAGCCGAGGCTCAAGCCGCCGAAAAACTTGCACAAGCCCAAGCAAAACCTGAAGCACCTCAAAAAACAGTCACGCAAGCCAGGCAGAAAACCACCGACAGTGGCACACCCGTCAAAGCCCGCTTCACGCCCAACCAGGCATTTTCCACCTTGCGGGGCAAACTATCCTGGCCGGTTCAGGGCAGAATCATCCACAGCTACGGGTCATCTCGTAATGAAAAACAACGCTGGCGCGGTGTAGTACTTGCCGCATCTGGTGGTACAAAAGTACGCGCAGTCGCCAAAGGCAGGGTTGCCTTCGCTGGCTGGATGGATGGCTACGGGCACCTGATCATTATCGAACATGACAACAACTACATGAGCTTGTATGGCTACAACCGTGCCATCTATAAAAAGGAAGGGGCTATCGTCAATGCCAATGAAACCATTGCCGCCGTGGGGAATTCCAGTGGCCAAAGCCAAGACGCCCTCTACTTTGAAATAAGGCAGGGAACCAGCCCCCAGAACCCGGCGCGTTGGTGTCGATAA
- a CDS encoding S41 family peptidase, protein MHTRYRVLAGTIAGILIGATTSISLNVFAFRQTIENSPPLDELQQFSEVYSRIKENYVEDVKDKDLMTNAIRGMLSNLDPHSAYLDEEEFKELQVGTSGEFGGLGIEVGMEDGFVKVISPIDDTPAQKAGIQAGDLIIRLDETPVKGMTLNDAVKLMRGKPGSTINLMVVRDGKDKPFKVAIKRDIIQVKSVKQRILEPGYGYVRITSFQAKTTDALLEGIETLKKENKGKLRGLVLDLRNNPGGVLNAAVGVSDAFLDSGKIVYTEGRVPDAKMEYNAQKGDVVENAPIVVLVNQGSASASEIVAGALKDHKRALIVGQKTFGKGSVQTVLQLDEKTAVKLTTARYFTPSGRSIQAEGIAPDIELKALKVKGDTDAEDAFDPLSEADLSKHLSNPNGDKTGDKAKPADKAEEAADKPVTDNKTPEEMAADKSKSPLAEEDYQLFEALNILKGMDLVQTRLKPETPAVEAASGKVM, encoded by the coding sequence ATGCATACACGTTACCGCGTTTTGGCTGGCACCATTGCTGGCATATTGATTGGTGCAACCACCAGCATTAGCCTCAATGTGTTCGCTTTTCGGCAGACAATTGAAAACTCACCACCACTGGATGAGCTACAACAATTTTCCGAGGTGTATTCACGCATCAAGGAAAACTATGTTGAGGACGTCAAAGACAAGGACCTGATGACCAATGCTATCCGTGGAATGCTCAGCAACCTTGACCCCCACTCGGCCTATCTGGACGAAGAAGAATTCAAGGAACTGCAAGTCGGTACCAGCGGTGAATTCGGTGGCTTGGGTATTGAGGTCGGCATGGAAGACGGCTTTGTCAAAGTGATCTCACCGATTGATGACACCCCAGCACAAAAAGCGGGCATACAAGCGGGTGATTTAATCATTCGACTCGACGAAACCCCCGTCAAAGGCATGACGCTTAACGATGCGGTCAAGCTGATGCGGGGCAAGCCCGGCAGCACCATCAACCTGATGGTCGTGCGTGATGGCAAAGACAAACCCTTTAAGGTTGCTATCAAGCGCGACATCATCCAGGTCAAAAGCGTCAAACAACGGATACTGGAACCAGGCTACGGTTATGTACGCATCACCAGCTTCCAAGCCAAAACCACTGATGCATTACTGGAAGGCATCGAAACCCTGAAAAAAGAAAACAAAGGGAAACTGCGTGGTTTGGTGCTTGACCTGCGTAACAACCCAGGTGGTGTACTGAATGCTGCGGTGGGTGTTTCCGATGCCTTTCTTGATTCCGGCAAAATTGTCTACACCGAGGGTCGGGTTCCAGATGCCAAGATGGAATACAACGCCCAAAAAGGCGATGTGGTCGAGAATGCTCCGATTGTGGTGCTGGTCAACCAAGGTTCCGCCTCTGCTTCTGAAATCGTGGCGGGTGCTCTGAAAGATCACAAACGCGCCTTGATTGTCGGGCAAAAAACCTTCGGCAAAGGCTCCGTCCAGACCGTTTTACAACTGGATGAGAAAACCGCCGTGAAGCTTACCACCGCACGCTACTTCACTCCATCAGGCCGCTCCATCCAGGCAGAAGGCATTGCCCCCGACATCGAGTTAAAAGCACTCAAGGTAAAAGGCGACACCGACGCAGAAGACGCTTTTGACCCATTATCAGAAGCGGATTTGAGCAAGCACCTCAGCAACCCCAATGGCGATAAAACCGGAGATAAAGCGAAGCCCGCAGACAAGGCTGAAGAAGCTGCCGACAAGCCGGTCACGGACAATAAAACACCTGAGGAAATGGCTGCCGACAAATCCAAATCACCCCTCGCAGAAGAAGATTATCAGCTCTTTGAAGCACTGAATATCCTCAAAGGCATGGACTTGGTGCAAACCCGCCTCAAGCCCGAAACCCCAGCAGTGGAAGCCGCTAGCGGCAAGGTCATGTAA
- the moaC gene encoding cyclic pyranopterin monophosphate synthase MoaC: MSNRELTHFNAQGQAHMVDVGAKQPTHRRAVAAGCIEMQAVTLEKIREGDNKKGDVLGIARIAGIMAAKKTADLIPLCHPLALTKVDVELTTHTTPPAVHCRVSVETHGQTGVEMEALTAVQVTLLTIYDMCKAIDKGMVMGNIRLLQKSGGKSGDWQFT, encoded by the coding sequence ATGTCTAACCGCGAGCTGACACATTTCAATGCCCAAGGGCAAGCGCACATGGTGGATGTCGGCGCAAAACAGCCTACCCACCGCCGGGCAGTTGCTGCGGGATGCATTGAAATGCAAGCAGTCACCCTTGAGAAAATTCGTGAGGGTGACAATAAAAAAGGCGATGTTTTAGGCATCGCCCGCATAGCAGGTATCATGGCTGCCAAAAAAACGGCTGACCTAATCCCGCTTTGCCACCCATTGGCACTGACCAAGGTTGATGTTGAGCTGACGACCCACACCACGCCCCCCGCCGTACACTGCCGCGTCAGTGTCGAAACCCACGGGCAAACCGGGGTCGAAATGGAAGCGCTGACCGCCGTTCAGGTCACTTTACTGACCATCTACGATATGTGCAAAGCTATCGACAAAGGCATGGTGATGGGAAATATTCGCCTGCTACAAAAATCCGGGGGCAAATCGGGGGACTGGCAATTCACCTAG